The Drosophila innubila isolate TH190305 chromosome 2L unlocalized genomic scaffold, UK_Dinn_1.0 4_B_2L, whole genome shotgun sequence genome segment atatatactaaatttCCGTAGctcatatattattaaaaatattattatcattaattttttttttatttttatactctgctattttttagttatttatatattttaatgtgctttcattattataaaaaaatggtaGCTTACTCTGTTTTCAGgatgaacaattttaaatttgtttatctaCGATCTTCCATTCGTAATAGTAAttcttttatgtttaatttttaagactAGTAACGAGCCCTGATCACAAGTAAATGGCGCCGTAAGCAGACGACGCGTGGGCGTTGCGTGTGCCCAAAAACATAACTGTTAACGGTGGCAGAAGCAGCAAGAGATGCAAGAGAGAAGGTGAAGCCAGGTTCCCAGAACTTTCCCGGCTAATGAAGCTGTGAGCAGACGCACATTAAACCGACCATGACAAATGCAATCTCATTTGTTATAAACACATTTCTTGGCTCCAAAGAAAGCATCAGACAAGTAAGAAGGCTAGAGTTGAAGTGCTCGACTTATAGATGCCCAGTAGCTGTTACCTTGCAGACGCttgatcatttataattaaaaaaaataaaataactaaaataagtaaaaaaagaaaaatataataaattgttaaatcaaaattttatgtattaaaataatattatataattaagaaaaactaattttttaagaatcgcgaatgtcaatttttttttgaataataatttaagaataatttttttaaatactaatttaaatattaaatttaatatgataaCTAATATGATACTAACTAATCAAagatgaaattttaaagaaaccTTCgcaaaatactaaattttcCGTATATAAAATCCCAAGActatagcttaaaaaaatttgtgtttttaatagaatttttcAGAACAATATATTGGTATTGTCAACAAATTTGGCTGTactaaatctttttttttttgaaatctaACTgttatacagacggacagacattCTCACATACTTATACACTTTGCCTACTGGGCTAATTAGGGCGACGGGAGCAACACATAAACTTGGAGTTGGACCTAAAATTGGACTTGAAGTTGGACTTGAACTGGGATGGGATTTCATCAGGCGAAATGTATAACAGTGCAAATTTATAAGGTATGCCATTAATCTGGCGCAGAAAGGCGGCGGCGACTCATCGGACAGAgtatgtgggcgtggcaggacATTAGTCGCCTTTTGTGCTGAATTTCGACAGAAAAACCTAATTAAGCTGTGCCCCAAAAGAAGTGTGGCAGCAATCGGGCAACgggaatggaaatgaaaagtAACTAAACTCGTTTTTGGGAGCTGCACATAAAACTAACACCTTTCATCTTGACACTATTTGCCGCAGGTGTTGCAAACAAGCAGCGTCCTTTCTTCagttgtggctgccacataAATCATTGAGAGTAGAGCAACTAGACGGGATTCAAATTCAGATTGAACTTGTGCCGAAATAGAAAGTTACAATAGAATTTACAGGAGTCTACAGAAGTCGACTCATTGGAAAGAAAGTAACACTGGCATTTGCAGGAGTTTGCTGCCTATATAATAtcctataataattttgagaCAGGTCAtactaataaaattaaaaacaccaAACTAGGAAACGCCAAATAAGAAAACTTTCGTTTTATACTTACATGTTGTGTGtggttaattaaaaaagtattaagaaatttaatatgaaaacgaaaaaagaaggaaaataaATTGTCAACTATCTTCgcaatcaaacaaattttttcttaCCTCGTcttctttcattttaaattgaaaattacatttttaaaaataaaatgttggtttttaattgtacatgcatacaaatttattaaaaatgtttgtattttattactaAATAGTTTTTGTTGCCGACTACATTTGTTggaatgaataattaaattaaaattattaaaagacaaaataaaatgtagctTGAATAGATCGGTTCAAATGGTTTCTATAGATTTCAGTGAAAAAAATTGCTTCATTAAGCAAACGCAGAAAgtatcaaagttattgaaattttagtgattttatttttcagatatacatattatacatatgGAGCCACAAAAATCGGCTGcctaaaatttgttgtattggtatatttttgacaataatgatgtttattttaaatatattctatgccctttaataaaatttaaaattaattttatgtgcattgaaaatttattattattattatttattattattatttgattatgcacaaatatttcaagtaaaagttttgattttgttaaaagcacagaattatttttgcattttcaattctttatatttttcaaagtgGTTAAATTGGCAAAACTTAATTGTATTATTGTGTAAATTTTCAgagctttttaatttgtattttttctttattttcttattaaagtTGATTCtagttttgcattttttttttaaattttctttagtttGCTCATTTTTTTAGTCTTGGCTGTCGaattcttttcaaaaaatatttaaaattcaccTGACTTGTCCCTTCTCTTCCTCTTGCTTCCTTTTTGCTCACATTGCTCCATTGATGAGCTTAAAATGGCCGCCACTTTGGCTCCAATGTGACGGCAAAGTTGCCACGACAGCTGTGTGTGAAACGAAGGCCTCTAATTAAATGGGTGTAGCTGCTGAATGTTGCTAATAACCAACAgggcaacagcaataacagcagcaacaacagcaacaacagcaacaacatccagGTACAACAACTGCGATATGAGCAGCCAACGATGTGGAAAACAAACAAGACAAAAACCCAAAGGgctgttgctgcaattgttgttgctgttgctgctgttgttgccacctgTTGCTGTCTCTTTCTCATGTTGCGACGCCATGTTGCTGGCGCACTTGTTGCTGCTTTGAAGCAAGCGAGGCGACAACACCCCCAACAGCAAATATAACTCGCTGAGTTATGCCAAGATCTCTCTGATgtattatgcatattttatgacaaacgagcaacagcaacaacaacaaaacctgctgttgctgttgttgttgctgctgctggaagCCAACTAGACTCAAAGACAAACTGAGGAGTGAGTTGACTTGAAGTGGCAGACAAATTGTTGCctacaaatcaattaaattgctaATGCGCCgcgacaacaaacaaaacggcaacagcagcaacaacaacagtagcaatCGCAccaacaacagtagcagcaacaacaatcgtgTATTAGGCTCACAATTTAATGGAGCCACATTCCAgcgccattgttgttgttattattgttgttgcctcgaCGTATTTCAATGCCGCCAAAGCAACCACAAGAAATGCATAAGCATATTGCAgattgttggtttttttttttttcgttttctggCCTcagcaatataataataaggaGAGACCCCTTCCCCGCCACCACCCACTGGACAGTCACCACAATAACAAAGACAAGGGCACCACcaagtggttgttgttgttgtggttgttgttccCAATGGAGGAAGACAAGCAAACACTGCGGGCGGTTTTTGTCttggaataaataaaagctggacaataattgcaaataaatttaatagaaatagaGCGCAAGataaagagagatagagagaaaatTGAAGACAGAGAtaacaagagagagagagagagagagagggcggGAGAGTGAGATTCAAATAGACAATAATCATTTTACTGGGTACTGTAAAGTGTTTAGATAATTGCGAATAAAAGATTCAAAAAGAtctgcaaaaatatattttttactcaaagccaaaatcttaacatttaaaaataatagtataTTTGTATGGCCTCAGAAGAGTTCGAAAAGCTTTTACAACTTTTAcagtttccaatttttgtccattttctgatgattttttaaaaattcgaaagTGCATTGATGtgctttataataataacaaccaggaaatcaaaccgaaacaaatataggttacggtttcggttccacaaatcaattttgaaacattttaaaattttaacatattgttttataataaatttgacatcgaaataaacatacctagtgcaaaaaaaaaaaacgaattgaTTTAAACGAGTTTAggaatatttgaatgcagaatgtattaagaggccaaatcatgatcaaaatcacattccgcttgaaaatgggttcagttttgacaaagttatgcatgtttgaagttggtcaaacctttgaaatttacaagtcaaaattttgttcaatttcacatgattttttacaaaaaaatgaaaggtctcagaatcaagtttaaaatgttgttttatactaattacgatataaggagttgattaaaagtgaaaacttgagatttaaattttagaattttcgaaatttcaaaggggggacccttagcatcgaaatcgaatagACGTCACTGTCTCTTGCATttgggaaattgaaaagtttaacaataaaatttttttatatgtaatacAATTTTGGTGTTGACTGAGagaaatgatattccgcatggaaatcggattagttttgacaaagttatgatagtttaaAGTTTTAGATCAAGTGCCAAGAGTCTGGATCAGGTACGGAAAAAACGGGCACTGATGGaatatcaaaatcaaaaataaaaatcaattttgattcAGAATCAATTAAGTCATCAAATTAggataaaattgattttccgCGTggaaatcggtttagttttgacaaagttttgaCAGATTGAAGTATATGAAAAGTGTCGAGTTTCAAGGTACGAAAAAATGAgcagtgatcgaaaaaattcgatagtttttaaaaaattaaacgcaCTTTGAAGCATTTTACTAagaatttgatgaaaattcaaGTGAACATTTTGAAAgatatgtataatataatataataattcaaaaaacatttgaGAAATGTGTGGCAGTTGTACGATtacaaaaaaatcgaatttcccagactttaaaaaactttcatGTAAATGCATAGTAAAAGTTTCTATTACTGCTGTTGTTAATGGTTGTTGTCACCAATGCATTGGAGGAAAACTGGTTGTTTGGCCTGAGTATAACGTGTTGCATAGCTGCACGTATTCTGGAACTTGCCACATGGCTCCACACAGTGAGAGCCTGTCGAAATTCATTCAATTCAAAACTAATTTCAAGTCCAGTTTCAAGTTACACGCGTGTctctagttttatttaattttttttgtgtgtgttttttttgtacactgataaaaaaatgttttaaaatcaagattttggtctcaaaacttagaatttttgactaaaaaatgcgttgagaacataACATTCTTGAGGTTAGAAAACATCTTGGTTTGAgaaactctttgacctagcataaattttattataacaataaatgttcttaaaatttaagtcagaaaattaaaaaaatatggaaaattgtgaaattcataattttttaaaattgttttattttaatatattaatgtgTTCTTTTACTTGTAACGAGTAAATCGGTGACTCTTATCAggattaaaatcaaatataacataattctactttcctaacaattacagatttttattcttgtattaagaactgcaattttttggattaataatttaaatataagtaaactGGTTGGGTTATATAagaagtttgttttttttccgGTGTATGTCGTTCTGCTTTTGTCGCCTGGCACTTTTCTAGCTGCCAAACGGCGCTTgctgcatgtggcaagtggcaagagagagagagaaagagagagaagaatgGTGGGAGAGTAAGAGGTAGCGGGGGGGAGAGGAAGCGTGAGAGAGCAATCGGCAGGTACAAACTGCGCCTGCGCACGCGTTCAATTagttgcaaattgcaaatcgTGCGGCGCATGCGCAACGTCTGTCCGATGTCGCCACGTccagtggcaacaacatgttgctgctgctgcctggcTGGCTGCTGGCAACAGTTGCTAATGTGTTGTCAACAGAACTCGCGTTGACAgcagaatcgaaaatatttcatttcaaatttgtagcAACTGCAACCgctagaaagagagagcaaaaaGAGATAGCTAATGCTATcgattgcagttgttgctattgcagTTTTAATTGTGAGTGAAAACCGGAGCAATGTCGTCCAATGGCCAAATGGACAATCGCTGAGTTATGGAATAGACCTTGAGACGACAACATCCTGTGCTCAACTCCATTGTCCactttctgttgctgttgctgctgttgctgctcattCTAAGCGAAAGCGCTGCTCGTAactcagcagcaacatttgcatctgcaacagcagcaacagcaacagcaacagcaacaacaacgtattGAATTCCATTTCTGCTGGCGACTTTGcaatttttgtcattttgtgtTCTTTGAGTGAATGATAACTGACAGTTAAACAGGCTGTCTCTCTCGCCGttacccctctctctctctctcttcctcttcacTGGACTGTCTTGTCTCGTTTTCTCTGGTCTCTGCTCGTctcttttcgttttgtttcgctgtgttgttgctgcatccTGAGGGCACTTTTTGCCCCGGCCAAAGGTAAATGTCAATAAATATTGCCAATGTTTCTGCAACACAGACACTGTCATTTAGCGATGGGTATTGTCACAAAAGTATCGATATTCACAACAGTAAAGATAGTATTTGGCATTGGGAACCTAAAATGTTATGAGGAATATCTTATAAATCgctttttatagttatttaaatgagttttagtttattaatCATATTTAGGTATTATTTGTGATTCAGAAGATTCGTGagagataaataaaaatataaagatagaGAACAAAAGAGATGTATACAGAACGAATGTAAATTGCttatgttaataaattgtaGAAAAGATTTTGATATTTCATACTCTTAGAGTTCACTTCTTGGGCCTGATCATCATGACGGCTCTCTTGAGGGAGTAACCCATACCCTTAAAAGAGTGCCAATTGACGCCCGCGCCATAGCGGTTACCATTATAGTTTCCCGCCAAGTTGCTGTAAGAATTCAAGTTAGTAAACGCagctttaaatacaattaacacTTCATCATACCTAAAGTGACATTTAAAGTACCACCAGCCGCCAGTGAATAGTTCGGCGCAGTTTCTATTGTGATTATCATTGTCTCGATCATAGGTGCTAAATTTAGAGCCAAGATGGTATGAGAGTGAATCACCCGCAGATCCACCGGCCTTGCCCAGAGTGTGTAGGATATATTGCTGATCCTCATTTCCGATGGCAAATTCCGCATACTTCTCAAAAACTTCATTTCCCTTGTCGTCCTGTAGGACTACAAGTAATTCCTGCTTCCTCTCTGTCGTCAAAGCGTGTATTTTATCAAGTCCCAAGAAGAATTCGCCACTCAAATCTCCAAATCCTTTTTTATATTCGGTCCAATTCCGATAGAAGTCCTCACTTCCACCCATACGCCTCAGGATAATCGTCCATCCGCCTCCTTGAGTAACTGCATCACAGGCAACTTTTAAAGGTTGACTACTAAATTTCGACAGCAGTATTTCGTAAATCCCGTTAGACTTGGCACCGGTACAATTGACAGTTTGGGGCTTCAAATTGTCTTTATCCGATTCCTTAACAACttcttctatcaccattttcTGTTCTTTCTGCTTCACTCTAAGAGattgattattaaattgtttattaagatCACCCATTAGTTTTGACAGACGCGCCAGCTCCTCTGTaaggaatttaattttcgaatcCTTATCAGCTCCATCTCTCTTCTGTTCTTCTAGTTCCGCTTTGAGACTTTGAATATCCGTTGCCTTAACTAGTCCGTCTATTAACTTTTCCTGACGATTCTGAATATCCGTTGCCTTAACAAGATCTTCTATTAGTTTCCCCTGTCGTTCCTGTTCCGCTTTCAGTACTTGAAGATCCGTTGCCTTAAAGAGTTCCTCAATCAACTTATTTTGATGTTCCTGTACCGTtctaaaaaagttatttatttcagtCTTAATTtcgtgtttgtttttgtgagGCCTGAGCTGCCAGCAAAAGTGATAGGGAACTTACCTCAACTCAGATATTTGGGAATTCATTTCCAGAATTAATCTCGTCTCGTTATATTCGGAAATATGTATTCCATTCGCAGCCGAcgttaatgtatttattatatagattatacaaaatagtttGTGCCACATATTGCGACTGAATTTTTCCGAATGCCTAAAAAGACTGATTGAGTCGAAATTTGAGTTGAAGCAAaaagtgaatttaaatatttaatggtaTCAACACACATTCTAAactttgtatatatgtttGCACTCGTATCTACATCCATAAAAACTCAAGGTCATGCAACCACAATTTCCGcaacttttgttttgataaCAAATGTAGCTTGTATTCAATCGTTGAAACATTTCCAAGCATTTaagcaattacaattattttatatactataaAGACTGATTATGTTACCGTAATATGTTATAtcaactcaatttaaatatttcttatttttattgagcGCAAAACAACCAATAATTCTGAACTTCGTAAATTATAGCtatgcaataataaaaataaagtcccataatatatacatttttaacaaaactttaataagAAATGTGTGTTGATGCATGAATTACAATTGAGGATATTTTCTCTTTATAGATACGATATCAATATTATCATATCGGTACACATCCCTAGTGTCATTGtcatggttgttgttgctactggcaactggcaacttgcaacttgcaactgttgctgctgttgccggcAACTTGAATGTTCAACTCTGCGGAATGCTTCAATGAGGTTCAACTGGAAATGACTGGAAAtgaaacaaacacaaactgAAGTTGTGTCTCTCTGAGTTGAAGGCATAAATTCGATCAACAAGCAAATGGAAATATTAAGGAAATTTAGATGTTGttctagaaaaaaaaactgaagaaaaTGGTGAGGCAGTGACTGTAGAGAGGGGAGAGAGGAGtgggaagaggaagaggcTTTTGTTTACGCGTCTCAAAGTAACCGCCGACAATATCCGCAAAGCAAGGCGCAAGAGTCAAAGGGCTAGTCTCCGAAGAATGGCTCTATCTGCAACTTGGAGAGAAGACAGAAGGGGGGTGGGGGAAGGGGCTGAAGGTGAAGTGCAATGCGAAACCAACCGCAGTGTAACATACATCATTTTCACACCGAAACGCAATTGATGATGAGACCACGACGATGGCGTTGAAAGGAAACCTGTGGCAAACCTCAAGGCGAGAATTAtgagcgacaacaacagcaacaacagcaacaacgacaacaacagcaacgttgGCGGATGATGGTGGCGCAGCAAATGACTTTGAACTGAGAATTTGCAGCTAATAATTTACACAAAAGCGTTTTTAATCATCCAACGGCAGCCGAGGGAAGCATGCCCAATAAATTGCCagcgtggcagcaacagcaacaaccacgacagcaacaacagcgacagcaacaacatcgacagcaacaacaaacagcaaagagtaagaaatatttacaagAAAGCAATCAATCAGCGCATTGCTCAATACGAGTGTgagtactcatactcatacagATACTCATACCGATACCCATACTCATAGTCAACAAGTAAGAACGCTGCAGGCAAGATGCTCGACTGTACAGTAACCATATCTTAACAGACTTTCGATTCAATCagcataaatcaaataaaaatgtataaaaagaatattcaaaaattaagcaaatattaaaaaaaccttcaacaattgaatgcaatttaaaattttagcacTAAGCGtgaataaatttatgattgaCACCAGCGGCATTAAAATTacgatatttcaaaattattaactatatCTCAATTATTTTGACTGTTTATTAACTGATcactataaaatttttggcaaCCTTAACAACTCAGAATATTTCTTATGGATACAaagaataaaatcaaacataaaaacttaaaaaatccaaaataaggaagaatgaaaattaaaatggtaaataaaattatggtTGCTTGTATAGTAATTTatcaatcaaaaatgtttcttGTGTAAACGTTGCATATATTGAATACCTActgtaaatcaattaaaattcaaaaaagaaaactattaagagtaattagaaaattaaataagaaaaactcaCAAAATTGTTCGGAAactcaagaaaaataaaaatgtgaaaccaaaatcagaaatattttattaaacatcgtccttatttttaaagaaatttctcgacaaatttttatttttaaaatttttatttttaaatgcttgtAATATTCTAGCTATAATTTTTGTCATTCGTAAAAGCAATTCTAAATAATACGCGTTACAGGGGTATAGTTTTAGAATTGCCCTagtttaatgatttttaaattaatttgcgaGATTGCAGGAGGCTGTGAAAAAATtcggaaataaaaatgatcTTTAAGGACAACACAGACATTAGATTAAACTCAACATATTTGTGATAGTtaagttaaatcaaaataaataaattaattgtaaattatacagctataaacttaataaaattttgaactaAGCTAAGATCTTATCCtgagtattatattaaaaaatgggaattatttgtattttgagtGTTGGGagactcaataaaaaattataattaataatctaGCTGCTTAAAAAAAGGGACAGACATTGTCACAAACTCATAATTCAATACTTCCCATTTTGTTACTGGGCAAATGATGGCGGGCTTCGAACCACTGTGCTGGCATTGTGTCAGTCAAAGATTGCAGGACGGACAAGAACTGGACATTCAAAGCGCAACTGGGAatgccaatggcaatggcagaAGATCATTGATAATGATCTGAGTTGCAACTGGAGTGCAACCTCCTCCATAGTCACATCAAAGAGCAGGTTGAGTGGCAGGAGATGAGCGAGATGGAGGAATGGGGAAGTAGCAAAATCCAAAACTTTAAAAGTATGCGTAATGGCCCCAGGGAGCAACATTGGAGATCTCTCAGTGCCTGCGGTTGTTTGCCTCATTGTCTAGATGCTAGAAACTCTCGATAGCGATGAGAAAACGCGTCATAAATGCGTAAAGttgacgacagcaacaacagcagaaacagcagcagcaactgatgGACATATAAGccagagggagagagacagagggagaaagagagagagagagagaagtcTTGACTCGGCAGTCTTCATCATATTTAATGGTTGTGTGATAATATGCCACGTTGCAGTCGCTgtatttgctgctgctgctgttgctgttgcaagccAACAACATGGCCATAAACAGagtcagttgcagttgcagtttgcTGAAAATGCAACAACGCAAAACTCAATTAAAGAAACGCATTGCAGTCGCATTGCATCAGGCCATGATACTCTCCACTAACAACATGAtaatgatgttgctgctgctgctgatgatgatgaacaACTGACATTGAAGTGCCAGATCGACAactcgttgctgttgctgttgcccagCTCACAGTGTTCACAGTGCTCATAAATATGGCGAATGCTGAATGCAGAGTCCTCCCCAtgatcgtcatcgtcatcgtcgtcatcgtcatcgtggTCATCTACAACTTGGTTATTAGTCGCCCGGAATGTTGCCAATGCGCGTTAATTAACTCATCaattttttgcttaccccTTTACCGCcacttgttgcagttgcagttgcagttgcagttgcattgtCTTTGTTCCTAAAAGCATTTTGACTGCGCCTACACAAAATTCATGTAAATTtaagatggaaa includes the following:
- the LOC117781003 gene encoding microfibril-associated glycoprotein 4-like, encoding MWHKLFCIIYIINTLTSAANGIHISEYNETRLILEMNSQISELRTVQEHQNKLIEELFKATDLQVLKAEQERQGKLIEDLVKATDIQNRQEKLIDGLVKATDIQSLKAELEEQKRDGADKDSKIKFLTEELARLSKLMGDLNKQFNNQSLRVKQKEQKMVIEEVVKESDKDNLKPQTVNCTGAKSNGIYEILLSKFSSQPLKVACDAVTQGGGWTIILRRMGGSEDFYRNWTEYKKGFGDLSGEFFLGLDKIHALTTERKQELLVVLQDDKGNEVFEKYAEFAIGNEDQQYILHTLGKAGGSAGDSLSYHLGSKFSTYDRDNDNHNRNCAELFTGGWWYFKCHFSNLAGNYNGNRYGAGVNWHSFKGMGYSLKRAVMMIRPKK